One genomic region from Streptomyces sp. NBC_00457 encodes:
- a CDS encoding LacI family DNA-binding transcriptional regulator, whose amino-acid sequence MTMSNGGRRKPPTIHDVAREAGVSRGTVSRVLNGGHYVSPTAQEAVNAAIRKTGYVVNRHARSLITGRSDSIGFLLTEPQEKLFEDPNFNVLLRCCTQALASHDIPLLLMLAGTEDERRRITRYITAGHVDGVLVVSSHSADPVAEELRQAGVPLVQCGKPMGRGSKVSYVAADDRDGARDMVRHLLSLGRRRIGVVTGPLDSPGGVDRLAGYKEVLTEAGVEIDERLIVSGDYSRASGEAGAERLLARAPDMDAVFVASDLMAQGALTALRRAGRRVPEDVSVGGFDDSTAATESTPALTTIRQPYDRISNEMVRVLLAQIGGEDPAAVILPTELVKREST is encoded by the coding sequence ATGACCATGAGCAACGGGGGCCGGCGCAAACCGCCGACGATCCATGACGTGGCGCGCGAGGCAGGGGTCTCCCGGGGCACCGTCTCGCGAGTGCTCAACGGCGGGCACTACGTCAGCCCCACCGCCCAGGAGGCGGTCAACGCCGCGATCCGCAAGACGGGTTACGTCGTCAACCGGCACGCCCGTTCGCTGATCACCGGGCGTTCGGACTCGATCGGCTTTCTGCTGACGGAGCCGCAGGAGAAGCTCTTCGAGGACCCCAACTTCAATGTCCTGCTGCGGTGTTGCACGCAGGCGCTGGCCTCGCACGACATCCCGCTGCTGCTGATGCTGGCCGGCACGGAGGACGAGCGGCGCCGGATCACGCGGTACATCACGGCCGGTCACGTGGACGGCGTGCTGGTGGTGTCCAGCCACTCCGCCGACCCGGTCGCCGAGGAACTACGCCAGGCGGGGGTCCCCCTCGTCCAGTGCGGCAAGCCCATGGGGCGCGGCTCCAAGGTGAGTTACGTGGCCGCCGACGACCGGGACGGCGCCCGGGACATGGTGCGCCATCTGCTGTCGCTGGGCCGCCGCCGTATCGGTGTCGTGACGGGTCCGCTGGACAGCCCGGGCGGTGTCGACCGCCTGGCGGGGTACAAGGAGGTGCTCACCGAGGCGGGCGTCGAGATCGACGAGCGCCTCATCGTCTCCGGCGACTACAGCCGGGCCAGCGGCGAGGCCGGCGCCGAACGGCTGCTGGCGCGGGCCCCGGACATGGACGCCGTGTTCGTGGCCTCCGACCTGATGGCGCAGGGCGCCCTGACGGCGCTGCGCCGGGCGGGCCGCCGCGTTCCCGAGGACGTGTCCGTGGGCGGCTTCGACGACTCCACGGCCGCGACGGAGTCCACCCCCGCCCTCACCACGATCCGCCAGCCCTACGACCGCATCAGCAACGAGATGGTGCGGGTGCTGCTCGCCCAGATCGGGGGCGAGGACCCGGCGGCGGTGATCCTGCCGACGGAGCTGGTGAAGCGGGAGTCCACGTAG
- a CDS encoding carbohydrate ABC transporter permease: MTSARRTSYGVKGAPYAFLLPAVILFLLFFALPIGYALWLSFRKVKVSGLGLGSGARTEVWAGLENYTDALTDSELVDGALRVLAYGCIVVPVMLGLALLFALMLDSDKVRLAPFTRLAIFLPYAIPGVVAALLWGFLYLPDVSPFYFVLDRLGLPQPDLLDGGPLYLALSNIAVWGGTGFNMIVIYTSLQAIPVEVYEAAKLDGATPLQTALRIKIPMVAPSLVLTFFFSIIATLQVFNEPTTLKPLTNSVSTTWSPLMKVYQDAFGKGDIYAAAAQATLIALATLVLSFGFLRAANRRTKQEAAR, from the coding sequence GTGACCAGCGCACGCCGGACGTCGTACGGGGTCAAGGGGGCCCCGTACGCCTTCCTTCTCCCCGCAGTCATCCTGTTCCTCCTGTTCTTCGCGCTGCCCATCGGCTACGCGCTCTGGCTCAGCTTCCGCAAGGTGAAGGTCTCGGGCCTCGGCCTGGGCTCCGGCGCCCGTACGGAGGTCTGGGCCGGCCTGGAGAACTACACCGACGCGCTCACCGACAGCGAACTCGTGGACGGCGCGCTGCGCGTGCTGGCCTACGGCTGCATCGTCGTCCCGGTGATGCTGGGCCTCGCCCTGCTGTTCGCGCTGATGCTGGACTCCGACAAGGTGCGGCTCGCCCCGTTCACCCGGCTCGCGATCTTCCTGCCGTACGCCATTCCCGGCGTGGTGGCGGCGCTGCTGTGGGGCTTCCTCTATCTGCCGGACGTCAGCCCGTTCTACTTCGTGCTCGACAGGCTGGGTCTGCCGCAGCCGGATCTGCTGGATGGCGGGCCGCTGTATCTCGCCCTGTCGAACATCGCGGTGTGGGGCGGCACCGGCTTCAACATGATCGTCATCTACACCTCGCTGCAGGCCATCCCGGTCGAGGTGTACGAGGCGGCGAAGCTGGACGGCGCCACGCCGCTGCAGACCGCGCTGAGGATCAAGATCCCGATGGTGGCGCCCTCGCTGGTGCTCACTTTCTTCTTCTCGATCATCGCGACGCTCCAGGTGTTCAACGAGCCGACCACTCTCAAGCCGCTCACCAACTCCGTGTCCACGACCTGGAGTCCGCTGATGAAGGTGTACCAGGACGCCTTCGGCAAGGGCGACATCTACGCGGCCGCCGCCCAGGCGACCCTGATCGCGCTGGCCACGCTCGTCCTGTCCTTCGGCTTCCTGCGGGCCGCGAACCGTCGTACCAAGCAGGAGGCAGCACGATGA
- a CDS encoding SseB family protein, producing the protein METPRTPATAAQRALDVLAENTEDTAALDALASSEVLVPVPDDVSDEDATDPGAVALPVIEHPGGEPTVPVFTSEPELAGLLPFVSRYRLVPLGALAAQWPTDDLALTIDGASQHPLTLTSEGVRTLLARP; encoded by the coding sequence ATGGAGACACCCCGCACCCCCGCCACCGCGGCCCAGCGCGCGCTGGACGTGCTGGCCGAGAACACCGAGGACACGGCGGCGCTGGACGCGCTCGCGAGCAGCGAGGTGCTCGTGCCCGTGCCCGACGACGTCAGCGACGAGGACGCGACCGATCCCGGCGCCGTGGCGCTGCCGGTCATCGAGCACCCGGGAGGTGAACCGACCGTGCCCGTGTTCACCTCGGAACCGGAGCTGGCCGGGCTGCTGCCGTTCGTCTCCCGCTACCGGCTGGTACCGCTGGGTGCCCTCGCCGCACAGTGGCCCACCGACGACCTGGCCCTCACCATCGACGGGGCCTCCCAGCACCCGCTGACGCTCACCTCGGAGGGAGTACGCACGCTGCTGGCCCGTCCGTGA
- a CDS encoding acyl-CoA dehydrogenase family protein, whose amino-acid sequence MIAAPEPGLTERDIIERAAALRPALLERQPETERLTHYPKDTHDDFLRAGFYRILQPRRYGGYEFALPVFYRVVTEIARGCPSTGWALSLTAAHVLQVASVFEEQAQDEIFGADGDFRAASTVMPIGVAQPDGDGRIVLDGTWPYSSGAPYSTHYVGQTLRAPEKPGDPPGPPVLFVAPRSVWTVLDDWYGVLGLRGSGSNSIHMEQARIPAYCTIEASLLDLPVEGGSTGSRLHGNPMYAGRAPSFFHGELAAIMVGTAYAAADEYARILAARPLALEPDRTRSELHDYQRHLGEALGVVHTAEAALRRTAEDWMETCHRNATGEAPFTVAEDNRLALMFLNAGRMVWDVLQGTLFRTAGSRHARDGERMQRYFRDAATYWTHVGPSMAEPLYRRVGCDRLGLPSDHIPLIP is encoded by the coding sequence GTGATCGCCGCTCCCGAACCCGGACTGACCGAACGCGACATCATCGAAAGGGCCGCAGCGCTCCGGCCCGCGCTGCTCGAACGCCAGCCGGAGACCGAACGGTTGACGCACTACCCCAAGGACACCCACGACGACTTCCTGCGGGCGGGCTTCTACCGGATCCTCCAGCCGCGGCGGTACGGCGGCTACGAGTTCGCCCTGCCCGTGTTCTACCGCGTGGTCACCGAGATCGCCCGCGGCTGCCCCTCCACCGGCTGGGCCCTGTCCCTCACCGCCGCGCACGTTCTCCAGGTCGCCTCGGTCTTCGAGGAGCAGGCGCAGGACGAGATCTTCGGCGCCGACGGCGACTTCCGGGCGGCGTCCACGGTCATGCCCATCGGCGTCGCACAGCCCGACGGCGACGGCCGGATCGTCCTCGACGGCACCTGGCCGTACTCCTCCGGCGCGCCCTACTCCACGCACTACGTCGGCCAGACCCTGCGCGCCCCCGAGAAGCCCGGCGACCCGCCGGGACCGCCGGTGCTGTTCGTCGCCCCGCGCTCGGTGTGGACGGTCCTGGACGACTGGTACGGCGTGCTCGGCCTGCGCGGCAGCGGATCCAACAGCATCCACATGGAACAGGCCCGCATCCCCGCGTACTGCACGATCGAGGCAAGCCTGCTCGACCTGCCGGTGGAGGGCGGCAGCACCGGATCACGGCTGCACGGCAACCCCATGTACGCCGGGCGTGCGCCGAGCTTCTTCCACGGTGAGCTGGCCGCCATCATGGTCGGCACCGCGTACGCCGCCGCCGACGAGTACGCCCGGATCCTCGCCGCCCGCCCCCTCGCCCTGGAACCCGACCGCACGCGCTCCGAACTCCACGACTACCAGCGGCACTTGGGCGAGGCGCTCGGCGTCGTCCACACGGCCGAGGCCGCGCTGCGCCGCACCGCCGAGGACTGGATGGAGACCTGCCACCGCAACGCCACCGGCGAGGCTCCCTTCACCGTCGCCGAGGACAACCGGCTCGCGCTGATGTTCCTGAACGCCGGGCGCATGGTCTGGGACGTGCTCCAGGGCACCCTCTTCCGCACGGCCGGCTCCCGGCACGCCCGCGACGGCGAGCGGATGCAGCGCTACTTCCGGGACGCGGCCACGTACTGGACCCATGTCGGCCCGAGCATGGCCGAGCCGCTGTACCGGCGCGTCGGCTGCGACCGCCTGGGCCTGCCCTCGGACCACATCCCGCTGATCCCCTGA
- a CDS encoding MarR family winged helix-turn-helix transcriptional regulator, which produces MAVDTAEARLEERWRDILSVHARTMCEIDRVLHPHGLGASDFEVIDMLASASPEEGDQCRVQNLVGRVHLSQSALSRLIGRLEKDGLVERSVCMEDRRGVWVALTAKGRDLHAEVLPLQRAVLARMLGG; this is translated from the coding sequence ATGGCAGTCGACACGGCCGAGGCCCGGCTCGAGGAACGCTGGCGGGACATCCTGTCGGTGCACGCGCGCACAATGTGCGAGATCGACCGAGTGCTGCACCCGCACGGGCTGGGGGCGAGCGATTTCGAGGTCATCGACATGCTCGCCTCCGCCTCGCCCGAGGAGGGCGACCAGTGCCGGGTGCAGAACCTCGTCGGCCGGGTCCATCTCAGCCAGAGCGCACTGTCCCGGCTCATCGGCCGACTGGAGAAGGACGGCCTGGTGGAGCGCTCGGTCTGCATGGAGGACCGACGCGGCGTCTGGGTCGCCCTGACCGCCAAGGGCCGCGACCTGCACGCGGAGGTGCTGCCACTGCAGCGGGCGGTGCTGGCCCGGATGCTGGGCGGCTGA
- a CDS encoding VOC family protein, with product MTAGVNTIIYPVKDIARAKALFSALLEVEPYADEPYYVGFKAAGQDVGLDPNGHAKGMTGPVPYWTVTDIRSRLAALLDAGAELLQDVNDVGGGRLIAFVKDADGNLVGLLQDPA from the coding sequence ATGACCGCCGGTGTCAACACGATCATCTACCCCGTCAAGGACATCGCCCGGGCGAAAGCCCTGTTCAGCGCGCTGCTGGAGGTGGAGCCGTACGCCGACGAGCCCTACTACGTCGGCTTCAAGGCCGCCGGCCAGGACGTCGGTCTCGACCCGAACGGGCACGCCAAGGGCATGACCGGACCGGTGCCCTACTGGACCGTGACCGACATCCGCTCCCGCCTCGCGGCCCTGCTGGACGCCGGTGCGGAGCTCCTCCAGGACGTCAACGACGTCGGCGGCGGCCGACTCATCGCCTTCGTGAAGGACGCGGACGGGAACCTGGTCGGGCTCCTTCAGGATCCCGCCTGA
- a CDS encoding beta-galactosidase, whose translation MPETTPRGLTRLAFGGDYNPEQWPESVWHEDVRLMREAGVTMVSVGIFSWALLEPSPGEYDFGWLDRLLDLLHENGIRADLGTPTVAPPAWFYRAHPDALPVTAEGLRYEFGSRAAICHSNADYRAAAADITTQLAERYGDHPALAMWHVHNEYGVPVSACYCDSCAAHFRRWLATTYQTVDGVNEAWGTAFWGQRYADFEQINPPRLAPTVGNPAQALDYKRFADATMRENFVMERDLLHRLSPGVPVTTNFMTALSQCDSVDYWAWGREVDIVTNDHYLITDGRRTHVNLAMAADLTRSVAAGAPWLLLEHSTSGVNWQARNPAKAPGQMARNSLAHVARGSDGALFFQWRQSRRGAEKFHSAMLPHGGTETRVWREVVELGASIDSLSPLRGTRTQADVAVLWDWHSWWAQNLQWRPTEDHDARERADSFYEALYDRHLTVDFAHPEADLSRYPLVVVPALYLMTEAAGNNVRAYVENGGTLVVSYFSGIVDEHDAVHEGAYPGPLRDVLGLTVEEFSPLLQGDTVRITGPDGSELTGDVWTEFVVPGAAETVWTYADGLTAGHPAVTRHRLGEGTAWYVSTRLDAHGLDALLGWATEDARIAPRADLPHDVEVVRRTGESGTFLFVINHSPSDAKVPLEAHGTELLTGERAAGRLAVPAGAVRVVRLDG comes from the coding sequence ATGCCGGAGACCACCCCCAGGGGCCTCACCAGGCTCGCCTTCGGTGGGGACTACAACCCCGAGCAGTGGCCGGAAAGCGTCTGGCACGAGGACGTCCGGCTGATGCGGGAGGCCGGCGTCACCATGGTGAGCGTCGGGATCTTCTCCTGGGCCCTGCTGGAGCCCTCACCCGGGGAGTACGACTTCGGCTGGCTCGACCGCCTGCTCGACCTGCTGCACGAGAACGGCATCCGCGCCGACCTGGGCACACCCACCGTGGCCCCGCCCGCCTGGTTCTACCGGGCCCACCCCGACGCCCTGCCGGTCACCGCCGAGGGCCTGCGTTACGAGTTCGGCTCCCGCGCGGCCATCTGTCACAGCAACGCCGACTACCGCGCCGCCGCCGCCGACATCACCACACAGCTCGCCGAGCGCTACGGCGACCACCCCGCGCTGGCGATGTGGCACGTGCACAACGAGTACGGCGTCCCGGTCTCGGCCTGCTACTGCGACTCCTGCGCCGCCCACTTCCGCCGCTGGCTGGCGACGACGTACCAGACGGTCGACGGGGTCAACGAGGCCTGGGGGACGGCCTTTTGGGGCCAGCGCTACGCGGACTTCGAGCAGATCAACCCGCCGCGGCTCGCGCCCACGGTCGGCAACCCGGCCCAGGCACTGGACTACAAGCGGTTCGCCGACGCCACCATGCGCGAGAACTTCGTGATGGAGCGGGATCTCCTGCACCGGCTGTCACCCGGCGTCCCGGTCACGACGAACTTCATGACCGCGCTCAGCCAGTGCGACTCCGTCGACTACTGGGCCTGGGGCCGCGAGGTCGACATCGTCACCAACGACCACTATCTGATCACCGACGGGCGCCGCACCCACGTCAACCTGGCGATGGCCGCCGACCTCACCCGCTCCGTCGCCGCCGGCGCCCCCTGGCTGCTGCTCGAGCACTCGACGTCGGGTGTCAACTGGCAGGCCCGCAACCCCGCGAAGGCCCCCGGCCAGATGGCCCGCAACTCCCTCGCGCACGTCGCCCGCGGCTCCGACGGCGCCCTGTTCTTCCAGTGGCGGCAGTCCCGGCGCGGCGCCGAGAAGTTCCACTCCGCGATGCTCCCGCACGGCGGCACCGAGACCCGCGTCTGGCGCGAGGTCGTCGAACTCGGCGCCTCCATCGACTCGTTGAGCCCGCTGCGCGGCACCCGCACCCAGGCCGACGTCGCCGTCCTGTGGGACTGGCACTCCTGGTGGGCGCAGAACCTCCAGTGGCGCCCCACCGAGGACCACGACGCGCGCGAACGCGCCGACTCCTTCTACGAGGCCCTGTACGACCGCCACCTCACGGTCGACTTCGCCCATCCAGAAGCCGACTTGTCGAGGTATCCCCTTGTCGTCGTCCCCGCCCTGTACCTGATGACGGAGGCCGCCGGGAACAATGTGCGCGCGTACGTCGAGAACGGCGGCACCCTCGTCGTGTCGTACTTCTCCGGCATCGTCGACGAGCACGACGCCGTGCACGAGGGTGCCTATCCGGGCCCGCTGAGGGACGTCCTCGGCCTGACCGTCGAGGAGTTCTCACCGCTTCTGCAGGGCGACACCGTCCGCATCACCGGCCCGGACGGCTCCGAACTCACCGGCGACGTATGGACCGAGTTCGTGGTGCCGGGCGCCGCCGAGACGGTGTGGACGTACGCCGACGGCCTCACCGCCGGCCACCCGGCCGTCACCCGGCACCGCCTCGGCGAGGGCACCGCCTGGTACGTGTCGACCCGCCTCGACGCGCACGGCCTGGACGCCCTGCTCGGCTGGGCCACCGAGGACGCCCGGATCGCACCGCGCGCCGACCTGCCGCACGACGTCGAAGTGGTGCGCCGCACCGGTGAGTCGGGCACCTTCCTGTTCGTCATCAACCACAGCCCGTCCGACGCCAAGGTGCCGCTGGAGGCACACGGCACCGAACTGCTGACGGGCGAACGCGCCGCGGGCCGCCTCGCGGTCCCCGCGGGAGCCGTTCGGGTCGTACGACTCGACGGCTGA
- a CDS encoding ABC transporter substrate-binding protein, whose product MPNTKRRRLFVRSAATTVAVALGATALAACGSSDDDSQTESGPVSLTYWTWTPGMDKVVDLWNKGQGKKDQITVTVKKQASGDTLVTKILTAHKAGKAPDLVQAEYQALPTLVSNDALADISGEVGDAKGKFAEGVWQQTTLGTDAVYAVPQDIGPMMFYYREDLFKKYGLKVPTTWDEFAETARALKKKSPDTDLTTFSANDSGLFAGLAQQAGAKWWTTEGEKWKVGIDDAATQKVATFWGDLVKEGAIDNQPMYTPAWNKALNTGKQIAWVSAVWAPGTLTTAAPDTKGKWAMAPLPQWSASENVTGSWGGSSTGVTTDSQHKEAAAKFAAWLNTDGEALNALAKEGGIYPASTSAQLSGAFQTPPDYFSNQADFYTQAAKIAETTAPSAWGPNVNVAYTSFKDAFGAAAKNKSDFTDALKTMQDDTVADMKKQGFGVSE is encoded by the coding sequence ATGCCCAACACGAAGCGCCGGCGGCTCTTTGTCAGAAGTGCAGCCACCACCGTGGCCGTCGCCCTCGGCGCGACCGCCCTCGCCGCCTGCGGCTCGTCCGACGACGACAGCCAGACCGAATCGGGGCCGGTCTCACTGACGTACTGGACCTGGACGCCCGGCATGGACAAGGTCGTCGACCTGTGGAACAAGGGCCAGGGCAAGAAGGACCAGATCACCGTCACGGTGAAGAAGCAGGCGTCCGGCGACACCTTGGTCACCAAGATCCTCACCGCACACAAGGCGGGCAAGGCGCCCGACCTGGTGCAGGCCGAGTACCAGGCGCTGCCGACACTGGTCAGCAATGACGCGCTCGCGGACATATCCGGTGAAGTCGGCGACGCGAAGGGCAAGTTCGCCGAAGGAGTCTGGCAGCAGACCACGCTGGGCACGGACGCGGTCTACGCGGTCCCGCAGGACATCGGGCCGATGATGTTCTACTACCGCGAGGACCTCTTCAAGAAGTACGGCCTGAAGGTCCCCACCACCTGGGACGAGTTCGCCGAGACGGCGCGCGCGCTGAAGAAGAAGTCCCCGGACACCGACCTCACCACCTTCTCCGCCAACGACTCCGGCCTCTTCGCGGGCCTCGCCCAGCAGGCGGGCGCCAAGTGGTGGACCACCGAAGGCGAGAAGTGGAAGGTCGGTATCGATGACGCGGCGACCCAGAAGGTCGCCACGTTCTGGGGTGACCTCGTCAAGGAGGGCGCCATCGACAACCAGCCGATGTACACCCCCGCCTGGAACAAGGCGCTGAACACCGGCAAGCAGATCGCCTGGGTCTCCGCGGTGTGGGCGCCGGGCACGCTGACCACGGCCGCACCCGACACCAAGGGCAAGTGGGCCATGGCCCCCCTCCCCCAGTGGTCCGCGAGCGAGAACGTCACCGGCAGCTGGGGCGGCTCCTCCACCGGCGTCACCACGGACTCCCAGCACAAGGAGGCCGCCGCGAAGTTCGCCGCCTGGCTCAACACCGACGGCGAAGCCCTCAACGCCCTGGCCAAGGAGGGCGGCATCTACCCCGCCTCCACGTCCGCCCAGCTCAGCGGCGCCTTCCAGACCCCGCCGGACTACTTCTCCAACCAGGCGGACTTCTACACCCAGGCCGCCAAGATCGCGGAGACCACCGCGCCGTCCGCGTGGGGCCCGAACGTCAACGTCGCCTACACGTCCTTCAAGGACGCGTTCGGCGCCGCCGCCAAGAACAAGTCGGACTTCACCGACGCCCTGAAGACGATGCAGGACGACACGGTCGCCGACATGAAGAAGCAGGGCTTCGGAGTCTCCGAGTGA
- a CDS encoding glycoside hydrolase family 53 protein — protein sequence MFHPRRTLRVLLLPLAAGLALTALPAQTAQAASTLTNTGFESDGGGAATPAGWSEYGSTGASYVESGGHSGSYRLSHYSSAAYKVETYQYLSGLTNGNHKLTAWVRSGGGQNSAYIALKNCGSSEQRTDLPVSASGWIRIVVPINVTNNQCTISINSDANAGNWINVDDLSFTSGTSSTSIHGADISSLAKSEAKGGVYKNSSGTTGDALAILKSSGMNYARLKVWVNPADGYNNKTRVLATAKRIKAQGMKLLVDFHYSDTWADPGAQSKPSAWAGHSYSQLRTDVYNHTYDVLNALKAQGTTADMVQVGNEINGGMLWSEGSTDNWTQLAGLLNSGYDAVKKVNSSTPVALHLAKGGDLSGTRWWFDSAVSNGVKFDVIGLSYYGYWHGSLYDFQTTLDDAASRYGKPVFVAETAYPFRLDSEDSHENIIDLAGELVSGYPASTAGQTRWMKDITSIVEAVPNGRGLGVFYWEATWTAVNGNGWDPTDAASGNGWENQALFGYDDRALPAMAWFNHR from the coding sequence ATGTTCCATCCCAGACGCACCCTGAGAGTCCTGCTGCTGCCGCTCGCAGCGGGCCTCGCCCTCACCGCCCTGCCCGCGCAGACCGCCCAGGCGGCGAGCACCCTCACCAACACCGGGTTCGAATCGGACGGCGGGGGAGCCGCCACGCCCGCCGGCTGGTCGGAGTACGGCTCCACCGGCGCCTCGTACGTCGAGTCCGGGGGCCACAGCGGGAGTTACCGGCTGAGCCACTACTCCTCCGCCGCCTACAAGGTGGAGACGTACCAGTACCTGTCCGGGCTGACCAACGGCAACCACAAGCTGACCGCCTGGGTCCGTTCGGGCGGCGGGCAGAACTCCGCGTACATAGCCCTGAAGAACTGCGGGAGTTCGGAGCAGCGCACCGACCTCCCGGTGTCCGCCAGTGGGTGGATCCGGATCGTCGTGCCGATCAATGTGACGAACAACCAGTGCACGATCAGCATCAACAGTGACGCGAACGCGGGCAATTGGATCAATGTTGACGACCTGAGCTTCACATCGGGTACGTCCAGTACGTCGATCCATGGTGCCGACATCTCCTCGCTCGCCAAGAGCGAGGCCAAGGGCGGTGTCTACAAGAACAGCTCCGGCACGACCGGCGACGCCCTCGCCATCCTCAAGTCGTCCGGCATGAACTACGCGCGCTTGAAGGTCTGGGTCAACCCGGCCGACGGCTACAACAACAAGACGCGCGTGCTGGCGACGGCCAAGCGCATCAAGGCCCAGGGCATGAAGCTGCTGGTCGACTTCCACTACTCGGACACCTGGGCCGACCCGGGCGCCCAGTCCAAGCCGAGCGCGTGGGCGGGCCACTCGTACAGCCAGCTCAGGACCGACGTGTACAACCACACGTACGACGTGTTGAACGCGTTGAAGGCGCAGGGCACCACCGCCGACATGGTCCAGGTGGGCAATGAGATCAACGGCGGCATGCTGTGGTCCGAGGGTTCCACGGACAACTGGACGCAGCTGGCCGGTCTGCTCAACTCCGGCTACGACGCCGTCAAGAAGGTCAACTCGTCCACCCCGGTGGCCCTGCACCTCGCCAAGGGTGGCGACCTGTCCGGCACCCGCTGGTGGTTCGACAGCGCGGTCTCGAACGGCGTGAAGTTCGACGTGATCGGCCTGTCGTACTACGGCTACTGGCACGGCTCGCTCTACGACTTCCAGACGACCCTGGACGACGCGGCCTCCCGCTACGGCAAGCCGGTCTTCGTCGCGGAGACGGCCTACCCGTTCCGCCTCGACAGCGAGGACTCGCACGAGAACATCATCGACCTGGCCGGCGAGCTGGTCTCCGGCTACCCGGCCTCGACCGCCGGGCAGACCCGGTGGATGAAGGACATCACCAGCATCGTGGAAGCCGTCCCGAACGGCCGTGGCCTCGGCGTCTTCTACTGGGAGGCGACCTGGACCGCGGTGAACGGCAACGGCTGGGACCCCACCGACGCGGCCTCCGGCAACGGCTGGGAGAACCAGGCCCTGTTCGGCTACGACGACAGGGCGCTCCCGGCGATGGCGTGGTTCAACCACCGTTGA
- a CDS encoding ArsR/SmtB family transcription factor, with product MLRTPVSERRLDILEWLKDPAAHFPPQRHGDPVEDGVTATAVAAKLGVSRSVAETHLGLLTAIGLLRTKRIRLRTYYRRDEVRIAEVARMFEKGW from the coding sequence ATGCTGAGGACTCCCGTCAGTGAACGGCGGCTGGACATCCTGGAGTGGCTCAAGGACCCGGCCGCGCACTTCCCGCCGCAGCGGCACGGCGACCCCGTCGAGGACGGCGTCACCGCGACCGCCGTCGCCGCGAAACTCGGCGTGTCCCGCTCGGTCGCGGAGACCCACCTCGGCCTGCTCACCGCCATCGGCCTGCTCCGCACCAAGAGGATCCGGCTGCGCACCTACTACCGGCGCGACGAGGTGCGGATCGCCGAGGTGGCGCGCATGTTCGAGAAGGGCTGGTAG
- a CDS encoding carbohydrate ABC transporter permease: MSSLAVRKASPAAGTTPGTAQGPPLRRRISLVPTITLLIGAIYCLLPVAWVVIAATKSGSELFSTFTFLPGSGFADNIKDLNAYRDGVYWTWLGNSALYAGLGALLSTVVSAFSGYALAIYRFRGRETVFNVLLAGVLMPPVILAIPQYLLLAKADLTDSYLSVLLPLILSPYGVYLARIYATAAVPTDVVEAGRMDGAGEWRIFTRVALPMMVPGLVTVFLFQFVAVWNNFLLPFIMLSDDEKFPITLGLYTLLEQGANTPALYTLVITGALLAVIPLVALFLVIQRFWSLDLLSGAVKS, translated from the coding sequence ATGAGTTCTCTTGCCGTCCGCAAGGCCTCGCCGGCCGCGGGCACCACACCCGGCACCGCCCAGGGGCCGCCGCTGCGCCGCCGTATCTCGCTCGTGCCGACGATCACGCTGCTGATCGGCGCGATCTACTGTCTGCTGCCCGTAGCGTGGGTGGTGATCGCGGCCACCAAGTCCGGCAGCGAGCTGTTCTCCACGTTCACGTTCCTGCCGGGCAGCGGCTTCGCCGACAACATCAAGGACCTCAACGCCTATCGCGACGGCGTCTACTGGACGTGGCTGGGCAACTCCGCGCTGTACGCGGGCCTCGGCGCCCTGCTGTCGACGGTCGTGTCGGCGTTCAGCGGCTACGCGCTGGCGATCTACCGCTTCCGCGGCCGGGAGACGGTCTTCAACGTACTGCTCGCGGGCGTGCTGATGCCACCGGTGATCCTCGCCATCCCGCAGTACCTGCTGCTGGCGAAGGCCGACCTCACGGACTCGTACCTGTCCGTGCTGCTGCCGCTGATCCTGTCGCCGTACGGCGTCTATCTGGCCCGGATCTACGCCACCGCCGCCGTGCCGACCGATGTGGTCGAGGCCGGGCGGATGGACGGGGCGGGCGAGTGGCGGATCTTCACCCGGGTCGCGCTGCCGATGATGGTGCCGGGACTGGTGACGGTGTTCCTGTTCCAGTTCGTGGCCGTGTGGAACAACTTCCTGCTGCCGTTCATCATGCTCAGCGACGACGAGAAGTTCCCGATCACGCTCGGTCTGTACACGCTCCTGGAGCAGGGCGCGAACACCCCGGCGCTGTACACCTTGGTGATCACCGGCGCACTCCTCGCGGTCATCCCGCTGGTCGCTCTCTTCCTGGTCATCCAGCGGTTCTGGAGCCTCGATCTCCTCTCCGGAGCCGTAAAGTCATGA